CAATCCTTAGCGAACAGGTCAACGGCGAATTTATGATTTATATACCAGGAGAGGTCTACTCCCTCATTTATGGGAAATCTCACCGTCGTCGCCCCGTAATATGCGGAGGTAATAGGATAGAAGAACTGCATTTTTTCATGGGCAGGAACGGCAGCGTTTGACCAGAAATAAAAGCGATGGGGGAAAGATGTGGGATTATAAAGAGCGATGTTTGTTTCTATGTAAGCTTTATCGGGATAGAGTTTTATCTCAACCAGCCATTTCATCCCGCTCAACCTTTCCCTATTCCCAACAATCACGCTTCCGCTCCCATCGGGATAACGGTTTGTTTTGTATAAAATGGGGGAAACCGTGGTCGTGCTATGACCCTTAGGGAAATTGAACTCCACACCTCCCGATATCCATGCTCCTCGCAAGGCTATTAGAGCGGGTTTTATCACATTGTTTCTATAGAAGACCTCTCTTCCGCTAATTTTATCGTAGGCGGAATAAATCCTTCCTCCTAGCTCGGGAAGGACGGTTATGAGGAGATATTCGTTTTCCAGGAATACGGCGTGATAGGAGCGAGTTATCTTGTGGTCTGTTATGTCATCCAACATCGTATAGGGGTAAATTGAATCATCCCCTTCTCTTTGGAAGGGAGGGAAAGGGTCTTCGTCGCCGAGGCAATAAGTGGGGATCTCTATTTCGTCTTCCCAAACTTTCGTCTCCAAAGGAATACACCTCCAGTTTTTTATGGAATGTTATCATCTTTGGGTTTAAATGTCTATTATTCTATACCCTTCCTTAAAGAAAGTGTAAATTTCTGATTTAAGGTATGAGTTTTTTCTCCAACCTCTTCCCACCCAGAGCCAAATTAATAAGGGGAGATGTTAACTGGGTCTTGTGAGCGAGGGAAGGTTTAGTCATAATCCTGAAGATAAAGAGAAAAAGCCAACCCGCATTGCCTTAAATTGCTCATACAGGTTAATATGATGTGCCCTTTCCTTTCTTACTCCTCCACTCTCTTAGCTATATCCTTTCTATAAAACATGTTATCAAACTTTATCTTTCCTATAGCTTCGTAGGTTTTCTGTCTTGCCTCTTTAAATGTCCTCCCCATTCCCACAACTCCTAAAACCCTGCCTCCCGCCGTTAAAATTTTCCCATCCTCCCTCTTCGTCCCCGCATGGAAAACGATACAATCCCTCACATCCTCCAATCCTTTTATCTCCTTACCCGTCTCGTATTTCCCGGGATAGCCCTGGGAGGCAATAACCACACAGATGCACTTATCATCCTTCCATTTCATCTTCACTTCCCTCAAGCGACCTTCCTCGCAAGCTATCAAAGCTTCCAAGAGATTTCCTTCCATCCTGGGCAAAACGCACTGCGTCTCAGGGTCTCCGAAACGGACATTGAACTCCAAAACCTTTGGACCTTCCTTCGTCAGCATAAGCCCTATATATAAAAGACCAACGAAGGGAGTTCCTCTCTCCTGCATTGCCCTAATAGTGGGATATGCAATCTTTTCCAATACCTCCTCCTGAAAGCTGGGAGGGAAAGCGGGAACGGGGCTATATGAGCCCATTCCACCCGTGTTTGGTCCCTCATCGTTATCGTATGCTCTCTTGTAATCCTGAGCGGGCTGAAGGGGTAGAAGGTAATCGCCATCTGAAAGAAGCATAAAAGACGCCTCTTCTCCCTCCAACATTTCTTCTATAACAATCCTATCCCCAGCGGAGCCAAAAACCTTTTTCTCCAAGATATCCTCAACAGCTTGGAAGGCTGCGTCCTTGCTACGACAGACTATGGAACCTTTGCCGGCGCATAGCCCGTCAGCTTTTACCACTATAGGGGCACCTACCTTTTCTATGTATTCCCTTGCCTTTTCCGCTTCATCAAAGACCTCAAAGGATGCAGTGGGGATTTTATGCTCCCACATAAGCTCCTTAGCGAATACCTTGCTTCCTTCAAGGAGAGCGGACCGGGAATCGGGACCGAATATCTTTAGGTTCCTCCTCTTGAACTCATCCACAATTCCCGCAACGAGGGGAGCTTCAGGACCTACTACCGTGAATTCTATTCTTTCTTTCTCGGCGAAATCGGCGAGCTGGGTTATTGCCTCAGCCTTCAACGGAAGGCAGGTTGATAACTCCGACATCCCAGCGTTTCCGGGAGCGGAGAATCTTTCCCCTTGGGGGTCATCCTGCGCCAGTTTCCATAGAAGAGAATGTTCTCTTCCTCCTCCGCCAACTATGAGAAGCTTCAAGGCTCATTCCTCCTCTGGGATATAATCTTCTTCTGTGTAACGAGTTTCAATTTCTTCAAAGCGAGTGTAAGCGGGAAGAAAGAGGAGTTTCGCGATGTCCGTGGGACCGCTCCTGTGCTTTGCCACATCTATCTCAACCGTTTCAACCTCTTCCTTCCCTTTATCCTCCAATTCCTCCTCTAACTCCAAAGTTGACTTCTTTTCCTTCTTCTCGTATATGCTCGGGCGATAAATGAGCATAACGACATCAGCTTCCGCTTCAATTGAGCCTGAATCCCGCAGGTCTGAAAGCATGGGACGTTTATCCTCTCTCATCTCAACTCTACGGGATAGTTGCGAGAGGGCGATGACGGGTATATTGAATTCTCTTGCTAAAGCTTTAAGGGAACGAGCGATAGCGGAGATTTCCTGATTGCGGTTCTCCGCCCTTCCCTCATAGCGTATAAGTTGGAGATAATCTATGATGAGAAGACCGAGGTCAACCTCGCTCATCAATCTTCTCGTCTTCGCTCGCATCTCAAGGGTTGTTTGGGCAGGTGTGTCGTCAATATAAATGGGCGCATTAGAGAGCTCTGAGATAGCGCTTATTATTCTCCCCCAATCATCTGGCTTGAGTGAACCTGTTCTGAAAAAGTGCTGATTGACTCTCGCATAACTGCATAGCATCCTTTGCGCTATCTGTGCCTTTGACATCTCCAAGCTGAAGATTCCAACGGGAATCTTCAGCTTCACCGCTATGTGTTCGGCGAAGTTGAGGGCTAAAGCTGTTTTGCCCGTGCTCGGTCTTCCCGCCAGGATTATCAAATCCGATTTCTGAAAACCAGCGGTTATCAAGTCAAGAGAGCGAAAGCCCGTCGGCAATCCAGTGGTGAGCTTTCTTTTATGATACAGCTCGTCAAGGCGTTCAAATTCCTCCTCCAATACCGGTTTGAGAGGCTCAAAAGTCCTTGAAATCCTCTTTTGACCAACCTGAAATATCAATCCTTCCGCTTTATCCAATATCCTGTCTACTTCCTCCTGCTCACTATAAGCCATTGCGGTTATTTCTTGAGAGGCTGTTATTAGGTTTCTTAGCGTTGATTTCTCTTGGACGATTCTGGCATAATGCTCTATATAAGCGGAGGTCGGCACGGATTCTAAAAGAAGCTGAAGATATTCCACCCCTCCAACCTTATCAAGATTTCCCCCTCGTCTGAGCTCCTCGGCGACTGTTACAATGTCCACCGGTTCAGCCCTCCCCTCCAAGGCAAGGATTGCTTTATAAATTATTTGATGGGCATCCCAATAAAAGTCGTTTGGCTGAAGGATTTCCAGCGCCTTGGGTAGGGTTGATGGGTCCATAAGGAGAGAGCCAAGCACTCCCCTCTCAGCTTCCAGGCTTTGCGGCGGTAGCTTTCCGAGAAGGGTATCTTCTTTCATCTTTTACTCCTTGGGAACAAGCTCAACAGTTATCTCAACCCTCTGCCCCGTCGGCATCCTAATGGGAACTTTATAGACCCCGATATGCTTAAGGGGCGCTTCAAGCTCTATATCCTTCCTGTCAACCTCTATTCCTCTCTCCGCCAATGCTTGAGCAATATCTTTGTTTCCCACTGAACCAAAAAGCTTTCCCTCTTTCCCCATAGCGACGGGAATGAGGAGATATTCACCCTTTAGCTTTTCAATTGCCTCCTCTACTTGTTTCCTAAGCCTTTCTTCCTTCTTTCTCAGCTCTCGTAGCCTTTGCTCAACGGATTTCAAAACTCCTTCCGTGACTTCCTCCGCAAGACCACGAGGAATGAGGTAATTACGGGCATATCCATCCGAGACATTCTTTATTTCTCCTTGCTTTCCTAAGCCGGGCACATCTTTGATGAGAAGAACTTTCATAGGACCTTGCCTCCCTGGGGGTATTTTCTATTAAATAATTTTAAGACATTGAGAAATTAAAAACAACTACTTTTCTAACTCACGCATATAGCTTGTCTTTACCTTTGCCCAATCATCACTTGAGAGGAAATCCCGAAGGATATGAAGATAATAGGGCATCCAGGTCTTCACTCTCTTTGGACGGCGAAAAGTTTCATCTTTTATCTTTGATAGAATCTCCCCCTCCATAGCGCCACCATCTGCAGAGGGAATGGGTGGCAACCCGCTTTTTATGATATGCCCTTCAAGACAATGTATCCATTCGTGAAGAAGAACCTCCACCATAGCTCCCCAGATTTTCGTTGCATCCTTCCAGTAATTGGGGATGTAAAGTCCCCTAACAATTGTTCCATCTTCTTGAAACTCCCAACCACCCCAAGCCGCTCCCGCCTTCGCTAAAGGTGAGCATACCACCACATCGTCAAAATATGAAAGAGGTCGCCCGAAATGTTCTTCGCTCAGCTTGCGCAGAAGGGGTAAAGCCTTATACATGTTCACTCTATACCCATAAGATTTGCTATCTTCAATGATATCTTGTGTAATCTTCTCCTTCTCAACTAACGCAAAAGAAACATCCATAGCCAAATTACCCGCAGTGAAATAGCGAACTATTTCTGAAAGGCGCCTTCCCGCCTCCTGAATCCCCTCAATCTCCTCCTGCTTGTATGATAGATTTTCTCTTTTCCCGCCCACTTCCATCTCTGCCTCTTTGAATACGAAAAATGCTAACCTCCAACGATTCACGGGCTCGTCCCTCATATCAACTACCTCAATCTTCCCTTCTCTTTTGAGCCCACTTCTCAATCCTCTAACTATAATGTCTGTTTTGCCGGTTTTCCTCCCCTCAAGGATATCCTCAGCTTCCTTTATGTCCGCTTCAAGCGCGCACCTAACATCCCATTTGTCTCCTTGAGAGGTCGCAATTTCCCCTCTACCTGCCACCTGTTTATTGAGGATGACGAAGCCAAGCGTTTCATTCGGAGGGAGGTTCTCGCAAAGCAAGAATCTTTTCTCTCCAACTAGCAAACGAATGAATGGCGGTAGGGTTTTCTCATCTTCTAAAGAAGGCACTACCTCCAGAATCGCCTCCCTTTTTATCCTCCCATTGTCAAATTTGAGAACTGTAGTGCCTATTTGCAGCCCGATAAGAAGGTTGCCTTCTACCTTCGCTATATCGGGATTCTCAATCTTCAATCCCAGATTTGCCCAGGGGAGAACAGGTCTTCCCACCTCGTCTCTTAAATCAATGAATAATGGCTCTCGTCTTCCCCTCTTTATTTTAACTTGAGAGGAAAGGGAAACCATCGCTATCTTGGATGGGTCAAGAAGATAGACTGTATCGCAATAAATCTCGTATGTTTGCTCTCGGTCTTTTAAGCGGAAAGATTGACGAAGGATGAGTCTGTCGCTTTTCAACTCCAAAGCCCTCTCAGCCCATCTTTTGGAGATGTAGGGGAAATCTGTCCATTCTAATTGACCCTTTGCAGGGATAATTCCCTTCATTTCCATCGGTTCCTCTCCTTTTGTTATAACCTCACCTGAGGGAATGAGGAAGGAGAAATTTCTCTGGACTAAGGAGATAGGATTGGAAGAAAAGTTTTTAAAGACATATTTGGTTTCGTAAACGAGGAAATCCTCGCCCAATTCGTGGAGTTTCTGAAGGCTTTGCTTTGTCTCAACGGAAATCGGGTGGGAGGCAAATAAGATACACGATATTAAATGAAAAAGGGCAATAGTAAGGAACCTCTTGGACTCTATCTTAATCATATACCTCAATATAACACCCTCGGGAGCATTTTCACACCTCCCGAGGGAGAGTGTCGTTCAGATTTCAAAGCGTCCTTTTAGGACTCTCTCTATTCGGTCTTTTCCTCTTCCTTTTTCTCCTCCGCCTGTGCCTTCAGCTCCTCAGCCTTCAGCTCTTCTCGGAGGCGCCTTTCCTCGGCGGCGGAGCGGAGCTCGGTTATCCCTATAGCGGCGATGAGGAGCCCGAGGAAAACGAGGAATATCCCAACGAACCCTTTAAGGAAATAAATGAGGGGTGTCCACCAGAAATAAATCAACCATCCGCCTCCAGCTATGCAGATGAGCCCAAGCAAAATAGCTAGCACATTGCCCATATCTTTATCAAGCCTCCTTTCTTATTTATTTCTTTAATTTTAAACAAGCTTTGTTTCCTGAGCAAGGATTTTTAAAGAATTTTAACGGGAAGCTTTATCACTTTTTGCTCTTTCTCTAGCCTCTCAATCTCCTCAAAGGGAGAGGAGCCGTCGGGAAGGAGGATGTTAGGAGCGATTTCTTGGAGAGGTAAAAGGGCGAAGAGGCGTTCCTTTAGATGGGGATGAGGAATGATGAGAGAGGGATGGGAAAAGGAGATATCGTCGTAAATCAGGATATCTATGTCTATGTTGCGCGGACCCCAGCGGAATGTCGGCTTGCGTCCCATTCTCCTCTCTATGTCTTTTATGAGTTCCAGTAATTCCAGAGGCGAAAGGTCAGTCTCCACCTCAAGAGCCAGATTAAGGAAATCCTCCTGCTGCTCATACCCCCAAGGAGAAGATTCATAAATTGAGGAAATCTTTCCAATCCGAATTCCTTCCTCCGTAAGAAGGCTTATAGCCCTCCTCAGGTTTCCCAGTTTATCTCCTTGGTTTGAGCCGAGGAGGAGGTAAACTATGGCTATGCCTCTTCTCCCAACCTTTCTCTAGCGAAGGCAACTGCTCCCATGACGCCAGCGTCATCGCCAAGTGCTGCTGGCAATATCTTGCACGGACCCCAAGAAGCCGATAATCCCCTTGCCTTCACTGTTCTCTCTATCGCTCCGAATAGAAGTTCTCCCGCCTGTGCAATGCGACCGCCAATTATGAAGACCTCTGGATTAAAGATATTTATAAGGTTAGCTACCCCGATGCCAACCCAATAACCCGTTTCCTCAATTACCTCTTTCGCTACCTCGTCTCCCTTGTAAGCCTCGTTCGCGATTATCTCGGGGTTTAGCTCACGCCAATTGTATTTAACAATCTCGGAAAGGGAAGATTTCCTTCCCTCCTGCAATTTTAAAACTGCTCTCCTTACTATGGCATCTCTTCCCGCCAAAGCTTCCCAGCACCCGTGATTTCCGCAGCCACAGCGAGGACCATTGGGCAATATCGTCATATGCCCCACCTCTGCGAACATCTCCGTTGCACCCAGCATAAGCTTTCCATCAAGCACTGCCCCTCCTCCTATCCCTGTTCCCAGAGTTATCATAACTACCCACTTATAACCCTTGCCGGCGCCATATTTCCATTCGCCAAGCGTAGCCAGGTTTACATCGTTTCCCAAAAACATCGGAACGGGAAATTCTTCCTGCAAGGATGAAATGACGGGGACATTCTCCCAGCCGAAGTTAGGGGAGAAGATACAGATGCCCGCCTTGGAGTCGTGTTGACCCGCCATAGCTATTCCAACCGCCCTTATATCTTCCCTCTTAGCTCTTGCCCGAGAGATTGCTTCCAGAAAGGAGTCAATTATCTGCCCTAATACCACTTTCGCTCCCTTTTCCATAAGGGCGCGCATCTTCGCTTCTCCAAGAATCCGCCCGTTCTCATCAACTACAGCTGAGCGGATATTCGTTCCTCCTACATCGCAGCCGATATAAAGCATTTTTTCTCCTCCTTTCTGTTTGCTCTAAAATTAGATTTTGGGGAAAAAAATAGAAAAAAGTCAAGTCCGATTTAAAAAGGGATTTTTACCGTGACATAAAATTTTGAAAATATTTGCTGATGATGTTATAATTTTATTTGAGCCGATGTAGCTCAGCGGTAGAGCGGGTGATTCGTAATCACCAGGTCGTGGGTTCAAATCCCACCGTCGGCTCCATATATTACCCCCCTAAATTTCCCCCTTGACAATACCCCAATTACTGTGATACTTGTTTTACTCGGTATGAAACTCTCTAAACTACTCTTATTATTTTTGATACTGTGCTTATCACAAGTTTTTGGAAGTGATAAGGTCATAAATCTGAAAAGGGTCTCTCAACCCCCGCGTGTGGATGCGCTCTTTGATGACGAATGTTGGGGAGAAGTGGAATGGATTGACGATTTCGTTCAATCTGAACCTATAAGAAAAGCACCTCCCTCCGAACGAACCGAGTTCAAGGTAGTGCAATATAAAAATGACCTCTATTTCGCTGTTAAATGCTACGATAGACGCCCCTCAGAAATCACCGCCCTTCAGAAGAAGGAGGATGGGGGGATGGGTTCGGATGATTGGTTTGAGATAATGATTGATACCTACCTGGACAGGAGAAATTTCTATTCCTTCTGCTTTAATCCGATGGGAACGAAGAGGGATGAGAAATGGGGAAATCTGGAGTGGGATGGAGATTGGGAAGTTGTGGCGAAGGTAACTGACGAAGGGTGGGTTGCTGAGTTGAGGATATCCCTTATCCCTTTGGCTTTCCCGAGAAGGGGAGAGGGTTATTTCGGTATAAACTTTAAAAGAAACATAAGGAGGTTAAGAGAGGAAAACATCTGGTCCTTCACAATGGATGTGCCTAACAGAGTGGACGACTTTGGTTTGATTGGTCCGATAGATTTCTCCTCCATTCCTTTCAACTCTCGGTTGGAGACGCTTTTATACGGAGTTGGTGGCTTTGGAGTGGATACGAGTTGGCATATGGGTTTGGATGCTACCAAGTTTCTCACTCCCGATTTCAAGTGCGCTCTTACTCTTTTCCCCGATTACTCAGATATTGAGGCTGTATACGAGAGCATAGATATAACTTACACTGAAAGGTGGCTTCCCGAGAAGCGTCCCTTCTTCACGGAAGGGAGCGAGTTTTTCGGGACTTTTTATTCCCGAAGAATAGATAAATTCGACCTCGGCTTCAAGGCTTTCGGGAAGCAGGGAAAGAACCAAATAGGTTTCCTAAATTGCGCTCGCTTTTCCCCCTTTCGCAACGATACCATCTTGAATATTTCCCACAATCCAACCCACCAGTCTTCAATTATTATGACTATCCAAAGCAGATTAGAGGAAGACCATAAAAATATAGTACTTGCAGGTGGCGGAGGTGGAGGGACAAGCGAATATTCGTTTGGTGCCTTTTATGGCGTTTCCCTAACCGAGCCGGGCGAGAACGGGTTTATAACACACATTGACTGCTGGAAAAGGCTTGGTGAAAGAAGTGGACTTTTTGTAGGTTACAGCGCTATGAGCCCTAATTTTACAGCCGATATTCAATACTTACCGGAAAAAGGTGTGAAAGGGATGAATGGAGGGTTTTATCATTTTAATATCTCCCCCAGAGGGTTGAGATGGTGGGAAGCCTATGGGGTAAATGTAGAATATTCAAAGCTTGATTTCTGGACTGGTGGACTGAAGGCGGAGAATAAGTCGGTTAATTTCTATCTCGGTTTGAGGGGAGATTGGTTTTTCAGCCTCGGTCGCAGCATCTCCTTCTACTCCCCCTTCCCGTCCTTTCCAACTCCCTTTAGAGACCACTTTACCTCCTTTTCCCTTGGTGCGGGCTCGCCGGAGAAAAGATATGGTTGGGGTTTCAGCTACGGAAAAGGAGTTCGGATGAATCAATCATATAAATTCGCCTCAGGGAGTATCGGGCGCCAGCTTATGAATGACAAGCTCAACATCAGCCTGAATTTTGAGAAGAGGTGGGTAGGGCTGGGGAATGGATGGCAGACAGCTCAGCAATGGTGGGGCTCAATTGCCTACGATATAGGGAGGGAATTCTGGTTTGTCATTAGGATTTATGGTCTAAAGGACGACGAAAGTCATCATAACATAAGCGCGGTTGTAAGGAGGAGAGGTGGAGAGAAGAGGGATTTTTATTTAGTTATAGGAGACCCTCTGGGAACGGAGTTCAAGGAGAGAATCGCCATAAAATACATCTTTCCCTTGTGATTAGACCAGCTCATAGAGGTGTGGATTGAACAGATATGAGCATCTCAACTTTATCTCGCTTTTCCTTTAGAAGAGATTCCGCTTCCTCTTCGGTTTCCCCCTCCACCCAGATGTGGAAATATGACTCTGATACATCGGGAAGGATTAGAACCCATCTATTTGATGCCTCTTTAACTAATATCCCATATTCGGAGGCGGTCCCCAATTCTTGAAGCAAAATACGCACCACTCTTCCCTTCTCCTGCCAGGAGCAGGGAACTGTTGCGTATTTCAAGTGGAAATCGGGAAGCTCTTTGAGGATATCTGGAACCTCAGCTTCCGTTTTAGCGAGGCACTGAAGTATCATCCCCAGGGCGAAAATCGCATCAAAAGCGGGCTGGAATTTGGGGAAAACCAATCCACCGGTTTCATTTCCTCCCAACAATGCGAGCCTTGAGGCCTCTAAAAGACTGCGAGGCAAGGGACGAGTCCTGATAACCTTCCCTCCATAACGCTGAGCAACTTCATCTATAGCGCTCGGGGCAAAGATATATGTGGCTATATCTCCTTTGTTCCCTGTCTCGTAAAGAAGCTTGGCGAAGAAGAGAAGAAGCTTAAAACCCTCTATCACCTCCCCATCGGGCGATACGATAGAGAGGGTTTCGCCTCCGCTATGCTCAAAGAAAACACCTAAATCAGCCTTTAAAGCCGTTACAGTACTTTTTAACTCGTTAATCATTCTATCCCTATCCTCTGGATAACGAGGAGCCCGTATGGGGTCGACGAAGGGATTAAGGGCTACAACCTCCAATCCCATTCTCCCAAGGATGGAAGGAAGAACGAGGGATGTCCTTCCGTAAGCGTAATCAATAACTATTTTGAACCGGCGAGAGGAAATCAGGCTCTCGTCCAAATGGGAAAGGAGCGCCTCTCTATAAGCTTCAACTACACGAGTTGAATACTCTATCGTCCCAACTTCGTGGTCCCTCACTCTCCTTATGTCCTCACGGAAGAAGAAGCTCTCCAACTTCCTTTGGGTTGATGGAGGAATCTCTATGCCCCTTTCATCAAACAGCTCTATTGTGAGAAGAGAGCTATGATAGGGGACCATCCTTATATGAGCCCCTCCAACCATACTTTGTGTTCTTATGGTGAAACGGGTTATCGGGATAATCATGGCTTGTAGATTCATCACATTTATGCCAGCGGAAAGAAGCCCAGAGATGAAAGCCCTCTTTATCATCCTTGCCGTCTGGGAGGAATCCCTGCTCACCGCAACCCAACTTCCTTTGGGAAAGATACTCCCAAAGGCTCCTCCGAGCTTGGTTGCATACTCCGGAGTTATCTCTAAGTTGCTTATTCCGGCAATCCCGTATCTTCTAAACAGACTGCCATACCATTTCCCTCCCCAAACCAAACTCATCGTCACAGTTGAGTTTCTCTCCACTATCTTATCAGGCCAAATCTTAACGAAGGGACGCACTATCACATCCTGTTCTAAATTGCAGCGGTCTCCTATTATCGCTCCCTCCTCTATCTTCGTCCTATCCCCTACTATCGTCTTTTCGGCTACGATACATCCGAAAAGATTTGCCGAACGCCCGATGAAAACCTTATCCCAAATCACGCACTTCTCAACCTTTACTTCCTCCTGAAAAACATTCTCCTCCCCTATCACCGCAGGACCGACTATCTTCCCTCTTCCTTCAAACCTCGTATGTCTGCCTATGTAAACGGGAGGTTGTATCTCCACCTCCCCTAACTCCACGCCCTCTCCAATAACAACACCGGGTTTAATCTCTTCGCCGTCAAGGATGACATTTACCTTCCCATAAAGGATATCAAAATTAGCTTCCATATAAGTGGTATGATTTCCTACATCGCACCAATAACCATTGCTAATAAACCCATAAAGAGGCTTCCCCTCCTGAAGTAGCTTGGGGAAGAGATTCTGAGAGAAATCAACGAACTGCTGGTCCCCGATATAGGAAAGAACCTCTGGCTCAATAATGTAAATTCCCGTGTTCACTGTGTCGGAAAAAGCCTCATCTCCCGATGGTTTCTCCAAAAATCTCTGAATTCTACCGCTCTCATCCACTATAACGACCCCATATTCCAAGGGATTGGAAACCCTTGAAAGGACTATAGTGACTAAAGCCCCTCTATCTTTATGGAAGGCAATAGCCTTGCTTAAGTCTATATCCGTAAGGGAATCACCGCTTAGTACAAGGAGCGTATCATTTATATTGAATGTCTCAGCCGCCTTCTTTACACTTCCCGCCGTTCCCAAGGGGATATCCTCAACGGAATAACGAAGGGAAAAGCCGAATTCCTTTCCGTCTCCAAAATATCCTTCTATTTCGTCCGCCAAGTAGTGGACGGTCGCTATTGCCTCCTCAAAGCCGTGCTTCTTCAAAAGCTCTATTATGTGTAGCATTATCGGTTTTCCACCCACGGGAACGAGCGGCTTTGGACGATGGACGGTTAAGGGTCTCAGCCTAGTTCCTTCGCCGCCTGCCATTATAATAGCCTTCATCTAAGCTCACCTCTCATCTTTGAGGAGGATAGGATAGCTCGGAGAAGGAGGTGGGGTCGATATAGGGGAAGAGTCGGTCCCTCTCCTCACAATAAACAAGATATTGCCAAGCTGAAGGCTCGGGTTCGTCTCCATTTAATATCTCCTTCAACATTTGGGAAAGGCGGAGGAAGGAATTGTAATGTTCTGCAACCCGCATCTCCGCATAATCCCTCGCAGACCAAGTAGAGATCAAGAATTGCCAGTCTGATGCTTGAAGGAGGAGAAGCTCCCTTGCCATCTGGGAGAGGATACGATTAGCCCTTTCATCTTTGCCCCATCCTCTTCTCACCAATTCCCTCATCTCCAATTCCGCCTGATAAATATATCGCCAAGTCCATTCAGTCCACTCGTTCAGCCATATCCAATGGAAGCCTCCTTCTCCCCAGGAACCCTCTGGAAGGGAAACAATTGTATCCGCGGGATTTCGCTCCAAATAATCGCCGCAAGTTATCATCTCTAT
The sequence above is a segment of the bacterium genome. Coding sequences within it:
- a CDS encoding NTP transferase domain-containing protein; protein product: MKAIIMAGGEGTRLRPLTVHRPKPLVPVGGKPIMLHIIELLKKHGFEEAIATVHYLADEIEGYFGDGKEFGFSLRYSVEDIPLGTAGSVKKAAETFNINDTLLVLSGDSLTDIDLSKAIAFHKDRGALVTIVLSRVSNPLEYGVVIVDESGRIQRFLEKPSGDEAFSDTVNTGIYIIEPEVLSYIGDQQFVDFSQNLFPKLLQEGKPLYGFISNGYWCDVGNHTTYMEANFDILYGKVNVILDGEEIKPGVVIGEGVELGEVEIQPPVYIGRHTRFEGRGKIVGPAVIGEENVFQEEVKVEKCVIWDKVFIGRSANLFGCIVAEKTIVGDRTKIEEGAIIGDRCNLEQDVIVRPFVKIWPDKIVERNSTVTMSLVWGGKWYGSLFRRYGIAGISNLEITPEYATKLGGAFGSIFPKGSWVAVSRDSSQTARMIKRAFISGLLSAGINVMNLQAMIIPITRFTIRTQSMVGGAHIRMVPYHSSLLTIELFDERGIEIPPSTQRKLESFFFREDIRRVRDHEVGTIEYSTRVVEAYREALLSHLDESLISSRRFKIVIDYAYGRTSLVLPSILGRMGLEVVALNPFVDPIRAPRYPEDRDRMINELKSTVTALKADLGVFFEHSGGETLSIVSPDGEVIEGFKLLLFFAKLLYETGNKGDIATYIFAPSAIDEVAQRYGGKVIRTRPLPRSLLEASRLALLGGNETGGLVFPKFQPAFDAIFALGMILQCLAKTEAEVPDILKELPDFHLKYATVPCSWQEKGRVVRILLQELGTASEYGILVKEASNRWVLILPDVSESYFHIWVEGETEEEAESLLKEKRDKVEMLISVQSTPL